The Burkholderia cepacia genome includes a region encoding these proteins:
- a CDS encoding FKBP-type peptidyl-prolyl cis-trans isomerase — translation MKIAKNTVVSVTYKLSDAQGNLIEESDEPMVYLHGGYDGTFPKIEEQLDGHEPGYEAQVQLEPQDAFGDYDPELVKIEPRDRFPEPLEVGMQFEGTPEDGDEEVDSLIYTVTDIAEDKVVLDGNHPLAGMALRFALTVKDVREATEDEIEHEHAHGAEGLEIVDEDDDEDGEAPSGRTLH, via the coding sequence ATGAAAATCGCAAAAAACACCGTCGTGTCGGTCACTTACAAGCTGTCGGACGCACAGGGCAATCTGATCGAGGAAAGTGACGAGCCGATGGTTTATCTGCACGGCGGCTATGATGGCACGTTCCCCAAGATCGAGGAACAGCTCGACGGCCACGAGCCGGGCTACGAGGCGCAGGTCCAGCTCGAGCCGCAGGACGCGTTCGGCGACTACGATCCCGAACTCGTGAAGATCGAGCCGCGCGATCGTTTTCCCGAGCCGCTGGAAGTGGGCATGCAGTTCGAAGGCACGCCGGAAGACGGCGACGAGGAAGTCGATTCGCTGATCTATACGGTCACCGATATCGCCGAAGACAAGGTCGTGCTCGACGGCAACCACCCGCTGGCGGGCATGGCGCTGCGTTTCGCACTGACCGTGAAGGACGTTCGCGAAGCCACCGAAGACGAAATCGAGCATGAGCACGCACATGGCGCGGAAGGGCTCGAGATCGTCGACGAGGACGATGACGAAGACGGCGAAGCGCCGTCAGGGCGTACCCTGCACTGA